From Candidatus Eremiobacterota bacterium, one genomic window encodes:
- a CDS encoding protein kinase, with amino-acid sequence QSAPQKPSQSAPQKPSQSAPQKPSQSTSQKPSQSTSQAPRQGKHTPHPSPVGPTPLTTKIPAAAPQTPPQAPPPAPAAQGGGTPRTGAAPAGPALLEGRYEVLDVIKSGAMGCVYRARDTRLGTIVAIKQLLPIFGSADEVAYGEERFREEARLLSQLHHSGLPKVIDYFSIHDPSRFAGAHHLVMTYVDGADLETVMASGNKNSLEVEEVLDHTCQILEILIYLHSQAPPVIYRDLKPSNIMVAGGRVYLVDFGIARVFMPARKGTAIGTSGYAAPEQYKGAAEPRSDLYGLGAVMHYLLTGSDPQDMGSTIFSFEAPRKSNPKVPGWLNKLVLSLLEMSPDKRPPSAEKVLEMIQAKQRLSGIARKIIDISRIKIT; translated from the coding sequence TCAAAGCGCACCCCAGAAGCCGTCTCAAAGCGCACCCCAGAAGCCGTCTCAAAGCGCACCCCAGAAGCCGTCTCAAAGCACATCCCAGAAGCCGTCTCAAAGCACATCCCAGGCACCACGGCAGGGGAAGCATACCCCTCACCCTTCCCCCGTGGGGCCTACGCCCCTCACCACGAAAATTCCCGCTGCAGCGCCCCAGACGCCCCCCCAGGCACCTCCTCCTGCTCCCGCAGCACAGGGCGGCGGCACTCCCCGGACAGGCGCGGCTCCCGCTGGCCCGGCGCTCCTTGAGGGACGCTATGAAGTCCTCGATGTCATCAAGTCGGGCGCCATGGGATGCGTATACCGGGCACGTGACACGAGACTCGGCACCATCGTGGCCATCAAGCAGCTGCTGCCAATTTTTGGCAGCGCCGATGAGGTGGCATACGGTGAGGAGCGCTTCAGGGAGGAGGCGCGCCTTCTCTCGCAGCTCCATCACAGCGGCCTTCCCAAGGTGATTGATTATTTTTCAATCCATGATCCCTCACGCTTCGCCGGCGCTCATCACCTTGTGATGACCTACGTGGACGGGGCGGACCTGGAGACCGTCATGGCGTCCGGAAATAAGAATTCTCTCGAGGTCGAAGAGGTTCTTGACCATACCTGCCAGATTCTGGAGATCCTCATCTATCTCCATTCCCAGGCGCCGCCCGTGATATACCGGGACTTGAAGCCATCCAATATAATGGTGGCGGGCGGCAGGGTGTACCTGGTCGATTTCGGCATCGCCCGCGTCTTCATGCCGGCCAGGAAGGGCACTGCCATAGGCACCTCGGGCTACGCCGCGCCGGAGCAGTACAAGGGCGCCGCCGAGCCCCGGAGTGACCTGTACGGTCTTGGCGCCGTGATGCATTATCTTCTCACGGGCAGCGATCCCCAGGATATGGGCAGTACCATCTTTTCCTTCGAGGCTCCCCGGAAAAGCAACCCGAAAGTGCCTGGCTGGCTCAACAAGCTTGTGCTCTCCCTGCTTGAGATGTCGCCCGACAAGAGGCCCCCGTCTGCAGAGAAGGTGCTGGAGATGATTCAGGCAAAGCAGAGGCTCTCCGGCATCGCCAGGAAGATTATTGACATCTCGAGGATCAAGATTACCTGA
- a CDS encoding argininosuccinate synthase: protein MMKTVVLAYSGGLDTSCILKWLTEKGFDVIAYIADVGQKDDFEAARAKALEIGARKVYVEDLRRELVTDFIFPAFAANALYEGRYLLGTSIARPLIAKRQIEIAREEGAEYVSHGATGKGNDQVRFELSYYALNPLIKVIAPWKDGEFLAQFKGRTDLINYAKEKGISLTVTHEKPYSMDENLLHISYESGVLEDPSHEPDASMFRFTKSPADAPDRETAIEIHFKDGIPVKVKNRNDGTEKTDPLELFIYLNELGSENGIGRIDIVENRFVGIKSRGVYETPGGTILRAAHMDIEGIAMDREVMRIRDMLTPKFSEIVYYGFWFSPEMDFLMAAMKKSQEVIDGVVYLKLYKGNVTVTGRESPSSLYDKDLSSMNLEGGFNQADSEGFIRINAVRLMAHNAIVGRKERKR from the coding sequence ATAATGAAAACCGTAGTGCTTGCTTACAGCGGCGGGCTTGACACCTCGTGCATCCTCAAGTGGCTCACCGAGAAAGGCTTTGACGTCATCGCCTACATCGCCGATGTGGGCCAGAAGGACGACTTTGAGGCGGCGCGCGCCAAGGCCCTTGAGATAGGGGCGAGAAAAGTCTATGTGGAGGATCTCCGCAGGGAGCTGGTCACCGATTTCATTTTTCCCGCTTTTGCCGCAAACGCCCTCTATGAAGGGCGCTATCTTCTCGGCACATCCATCGCCCGCCCCCTCATCGCAAAAAGGCAGATAGAGATCGCCCGAGAGGAGGGGGCAGAGTATGTTTCCCATGGCGCCACAGGCAAGGGAAATGACCAGGTGCGCTTTGAGCTCTCCTACTACGCCCTCAACCCCCTCATCAAGGTCATCGCCCCCTGGAAGGACGGCGAGTTCCTCGCGCAGTTCAAGGGGAGGACCGACCTGATCAACTATGCAAAGGAAAAAGGCATTTCCCTCACGGTGACCCATGAGAAGCCTTACAGCATGGATGAGAACCTTCTCCATATCAGCTACGAGTCAGGAGTCCTCGAGGATCCTTCTCACGAGCCCGACGCCTCCATGTTCAGGTTCACGAAAAGCCCCGCCGATGCCCCCGACCGTGAGACCGCCATAGAAATCCATTTCAAGGACGGCATCCCCGTGAAGGTAAAAAACAGAAACGACGGCACCGAGAAGACCGATCCCCTCGAGCTCTTCATTTACCTCAATGAGCTGGGCAGTGAAAACGGCATAGGCAGAATAGACATCGTGGAGAACCGTTTTGTCGGCATCAAGTCGAGGGGGGTCTATGAGACGCCCGGCGGCACGATTCTCAGGGCCGCCCACATGGACATCGAGGGCATCGCGATGGACCGCGAGGTGATGCGCATAAGGGACATGCTCACCCCCAAGTTCAGCGAGATCGTCTACTACGGCTTCTGGTTCAGCCCCGAGATGGATTTTCTTATGGCAGCCATGAAGAAGAGCCAGGAAGTCATTGACGGCGTCGTCTACCTCAAGCTTTACAAGGGAAATGTCACCGTGACGGGGAGAGAATCCCCCAGCTCGCTCTATGACAAGGACCTCTCCAGCATGAATCTCGAGGGCGGCTTCAACCAGGCAGATTCCGAGGGTTTCATAAGGATCAACGCTGTCCGCCTGATGGCCCACAATGCCATCGTGGGAAGGAAGGAACGGAAGAGATGA
- a CDS encoding DedA family protein: protein MVAQKIVEWCTGVIHSGGYWGAGFLMALESMIAPIPSEAVMPPVGILVKKGAFNAGFAILATSMGSIVGSLISYYMGYYGGRPLVLRVGKYLLLDNEHLEWTEKWFRRHGFATIFIGRFIPVVRHLISIPAGLGKMPILPFAAYTLVGATIWNSFLLYVGYKFATYESQIWEISHRFHLDGIVAAMLVFIVLFLVIKHMQKGKKAARASQGD, encoded by the coding sequence ATGGTTGCACAAAAAATAGTGGAGTGGTGCACTGGGGTGATCCATAGCGGAGGCTACTGGGGTGCCGGTTTTCTGATGGCCCTGGAGTCAATGATCGCCCCCATCCCCAGCGAGGCCGTGATGCCGCCCGTGGGAATACTGGTAAAAAAGGGGGCCTTCAATGCGGGTTTTGCCATCCTTGCCACTTCCATGGGCTCAATCGTGGGATCCCTTATCTCCTATTACATGGGCTACTACGGCGGGAGACCCCTGGTCCTCAGGGTGGGGAAATACCTGCTCCTTGATAATGAGCACCTCGAATGGACGGAAAAATGGTTCAGGCGCCACGGGTTCGCCACAATCTTCATCGGGAGGTTCATTCCTGTGGTGCGCCACCTCATCTCGATTCCCGCAGGGCTGGGGAAGATGCCCATTCTTCCCTTTGCCGCCTACACCCTGGTGGGCGCCACCATCTGGAACAGTTTCCTGCTCTACGTGGGCTACAAGTTTGCCACGTACGAGTCACAGATATGGGAAATCTCCCACCGCTTCCATCTCGACGGGATAGTGGCGGCCATGCTCGTTTTCATCGTGCTCTTTCTGGTGATAAAGCACATGCAGAAAGGGAAAAAGGCCGCCCGGGCCTCTCAGGGGGATTAG
- a CDS encoding lyase family protein, whose amino-acid sequence MKLWDKGTPLHSLVESFTVGDDYLLDRELLPYDCRATASHARALEKTGILTRGEVEKIDAALQDAQGIEILREHEDCHTALEEFLTARLGDLGKKIHAGRSRNDQVMAALTLWTREHLLRTGGELLSLCDGLNEFARRNELSMPGYTHMQRAMPSSVPLLFGSYLESLLEDLELLHGAFRVINRNPLGSAAGYGTSLGLDRELTAEELAFEGVRNCILVQARPRLMAVALMPLTFIMKTLERMASDLLLFTMEEFGFFSLPDGLTTGSSIMPQKKNYDILELVRARSALVHGYAHEVDMLGIRLTSGYHRDFQLTKRPVLEAFAETMNCLAMMRLIVSELSADPDAMRKALTPELFAADRACELVKQGVPFREAYRSVAAGLDELSVPGSIIPERCHLQFRDYRGEIDRYRKLHEALGEGKKSPSR is encoded by the coding sequence ATGAAGCTCTGGGACAAGGGAACGCCCCTTCACTCCCTCGTTGAAAGCTTTACCGTCGGCGATGACTATCTGCTGGACAGGGAGCTTCTTCCCTATGACTGCCGCGCCACGGCAAGCCATGCGCGGGCGCTCGAGAAGACGGGCATATTGACCCGCGGTGAAGTGGAGAAGATAGACGCTGCCCTGCAGGATGCCCAGGGCATTGAGATCCTCAGGGAGCACGAAGACTGCCACACAGCCCTGGAAGAATTCCTTACCGCCAGGCTCGGCGACCTGGGAAAGAAGATCCATGCGGGCCGCTCCAGGAATGACCAGGTCATGGCCGCCCTCACGCTCTGGACAAGGGAGCACCTGCTGCGCACCGGGGGTGAGCTTTTGAGCCTCTGTGACGGCCTCAACGAGTTTGCCCGCCGCAACGAGCTCTCCATGCCGGGCTATACCCACATGCAGAGGGCGATGCCCTCGTCGGTCCCCCTTCTCTTCGGCTCCTACCTTGAATCTCTTCTTGAAGATCTGGAGCTCCTCCACGGGGCCTTCCGCGTCATCAACAGGAATCCCCTTGGAAGTGCCGCGGGATACGGGACCTCCCTGGGCCTGGACAGGGAGCTCACGGCTGAAGAGCTTGCTTTCGAAGGGGTGAGGAACTGCATCCTCGTGCAGGCAAGGCCCAGGCTCATGGCAGTCGCCCTCATGCCCCTCACCTTTATCATGAAGACCCTTGAGCGGATGGCCTCTGATCTTCTGCTCTTCACCATGGAGGAGTTCGGGTTTTTCAGCCTTCCTGACGGCCTCACGACAGGCTCAAGCATCATGCCGCAGAAAAAGAACTACGATATCCTTGAGCTGGTGAGGGCGAGGTCGGCACTGGTTCATGGATATGCCCATGAAGTGGACATGCTGGGGATTCGGCTCACCAGCGGCTATCACCGCGATTTCCAGCTCACCAAGAGGCCTGTGCTGGAAGCTTTCGCTGAAACCATGAACTGCCTTGCAATGATGCGCCTTATAGTCTCAGAGCTGTCGGCCGATCCCGATGCGATGAGGAAAGCCCTCACTCCCGAGCTCTTTGCCGCTGACAGGGCCTGCGAGCTTGTCAAACAGGGAGTGCCTTTCAGGGAAGCTTACCGTTCCGTCGCCGCAGGACTCGATGAGCTCTCCGTGCCCGGCAGCATAATTCCAGAAAGGTGCCACCTTCAGTTCCGCGACTACCGTGGAGAGATCGATCGGTACCGGAAGCTCCACGAAGCGCTGGGCGAAGGGAAGAAAAGCCCGTCGCGCTAA
- a CDS encoding deoxynucleoside kinase, giving the protein MFIAISGPIGVGKSTVTRIFSQIAGFEPHFETVEGHPYLEGLYREPRQYAFRTQAYFMWDRFEKHMASVKKGVNIIADRSIYEDAIFAGVLHSLGHMDDDEYLVTYLPHFKLLTSILPAPDLMIYLQADIDTLMFRISKRAREMEKGIQRSYMELLLEGYERWIAEYPHKKLIVETDDLDLTCDLNPDWLYLVKAISKKVVNDDIPEDAISLTRIKSQYPVIQNSNDRVMVERELFKTAVTT; this is encoded by the coding sequence ATGTTCATCGCCATAAGCGGCCCCATAGGGGTGGGGAAATCCACGGTCACCAGGATTTTTTCCCAGATAGCCGGTTTTGAGCCCCATTTTGAGACGGTAGAAGGCCATCCCTACCTGGAGGGCCTCTACAGGGAGCCGCGCCAGTATGCCTTCAGGACCCAGGCATACTTCATGTGGGACCGGTTTGAAAAGCACATGGCCTCGGTAAAGAAGGGTGTCAACATCATAGCCGACCGCTCGATTTACGAGGATGCCATTTTTGCCGGAGTGCTCCATTCCCTCGGCCATATGGACGATGATGAGTACCTCGTGACCTACCTTCCTCATTTCAAGCTTCTCACCAGCATCCTTCCCGCTCCCGATCTTATGATTTATCTGCAGGCCGATATCGACACCCTCATGTTCCGGATAAGCAAGCGGGCCAGGGAGATGGAGAAGGGCATACAGAGATCCTACATGGAGCTTCTCCTCGAGGGATATGAGCGGTGGATCGCAGAGTATCCCCACAAAAAGCTCATTGTTGAGACCGATGATCTGGATCTCACCTGTGATCTGAACCCTGACTGGCTCTACCTTGTGAAGGCCATCTCCAAGAAGGTCGTCAATGATGACATCCCTGAAGATGCGATAAGCCTCACGAGGATAAAAAGCCAGTACCCCGTGATACAGAACAGCAATGACCGCGTAATGGTGGAAAGAGAGCTCTTCAAGACCGCCGTCACCACCTGA
- a CDS encoding ABC-F family ATP-binding cassette domain-containing protein: MLHLHAVEKSFGAATVLKDVHLHIAPREKTGLIGVNGSGKTTLLRIITGETPPDKGSVIFSAPCQTALLSQEVTVKPYHTLHDEMRRALPHLVHLERKLRALEEEMIAEADNVERMEELLGCYAGLQEEYERGSGHDLEWKIDCIIQGLGFSLRDKGRYVSEFSGGWQMRMELAKLLLREVDLLLLDEPTNHLDLAATRWLEDYLREYPGAVVIVSHDRYFLNRVTTATLHIERGSLTTYRGNYDLFVRERNKTRELQEKAYHLQQKKLERDMRFIERFRYKARLASRVKSREKMVEKMEKVEAPSRDLPSINLAFEYEDTQMTTVFRLKDLEKHYGSLSVPLRGEIEIRSGERLAIVGENGAGKTTLLSLLSGDDLHFSGKLRVHQSSTVRYYRQNHQLSLRSEHTVLEELQDSAPPGMSLQALRTLLGNFLFRGDDVFKRVEVLSGGEKARLALAQIVASSSNVLLLDEPTNHLDIDSREALAEALEAYEGTIIVVSHDRYFIDQVCARVIEIEKGVMADYPGNYSYYFMKKSEGSAGREPLPEKAKLVRPKKARHGPAEKSTGKKLQELEETICGIEKSLKRIEEALADPHNISDPQKVKKLSEDYALQKKLVDDHFAAYEELYQTLEH, from the coding sequence ATGCTTCACCTTCATGCCGTTGAAAAGTCCTTTGGAGCTGCGACTGTACTGAAAGACGTCCATCTCCACATCGCTCCCCGGGAAAAAACAGGCCTAATCGGGGTAAACGGGAGCGGCAAGACCACTCTCCTCAGGATCATCACGGGCGAGACCCCACCGGACAAAGGCTCCGTAATTTTCTCCGCGCCCTGCCAGACTGCCCTCCTCTCCCAGGAGGTCACCGTAAAGCCCTACCACACGCTCCACGACGAGATGAGAAGAGCCCTCCCCCACCTTGTGCACCTGGAGAGAAAACTGAGAGCCCTTGAGGAGGAGATGATTGCAGAGGCTGATAACGTGGAGCGCATGGAGGAGCTTCTGGGATGCTATGCAGGCCTGCAGGAAGAGTACGAGAGAGGGAGCGGCCACGACCTTGAATGGAAAATCGACTGCATAATCCAGGGGCTGGGATTCTCCCTCAGGGATAAGGGGCGCTATGTCTCGGAGTTCAGCGGGGGCTGGCAGATGAGGATGGAGCTTGCGAAGCTTCTCCTGAGGGAAGTGGACCTTCTCCTTCTCGATGAGCCCACGAACCATCTTGACCTTGCCGCCACCCGGTGGCTCGAGGACTACCTCAGGGAGTACCCGGGTGCCGTGGTCATTGTCTCCCATGACCGCTACTTTCTGAACAGGGTCACCACCGCCACGCTCCACATAGAGCGGGGCTCATTGACCACCTACAGGGGCAACTATGACCTCTTCGTCAGGGAAAGAAATAAAACAAGAGAGCTCCAGGAAAAGGCTTATCACCTCCAGCAGAAAAAGCTGGAAAGGGACATGCGCTTCATTGAGAGATTCCGTTATAAGGCACGGCTTGCATCAAGGGTGAAAAGCCGTGAAAAAATGGTTGAGAAAATGGAAAAGGTGGAAGCCCCCTCAAGGGATCTCCCTTCGATAAACCTGGCTTTTGAATACGAAGACACCCAGATGACGACGGTGTTCAGGCTGAAGGACCTGGAGAAGCACTATGGCTCCCTCTCGGTCCCTCTCAGGGGGGAAATCGAGATCCGCAGCGGCGAGCGCCTGGCGATTGTGGGAGAGAACGGGGCGGGAAAAACGACGCTCCTCTCCTTGCTCTCGGGAGACGACCTCCATTTCTCAGGAAAACTGAGAGTTCATCAAAGCTCCACTGTCAGGTATTACCGCCAGAATCACCAGCTCAGCCTCCGCTCCGAGCATACCGTGCTTGAAGAGCTCCAGGACTCGGCGCCGCCAGGGATGTCCCTCCAGGCCCTGAGGACCCTTCTGGGCAACTTTCTTTTCAGGGGTGACGATGTTTTCAAAAGGGTGGAAGTCCTCTCGGGCGGCGAGAAGGCCCGCCTCGCCCTGGCGCAGATCGTGGCTTCCTCATCAAATGTCCTCCTCCTTGACGAGCCGACAAACCACCTGGATATAGATTCGCGCGAGGCTCTCGCGGAGGCCCTTGAAGCATACGAGGGCACTATAATCGTCGTTTCCCATGACCGGTATTTCATAGACCAGGTATGCGCCAGGGTAATCGAGATTGAAAAGGGTGTCATGGCGGATTATCCTGGCAACTACAGCTATTACTTCATGAAAAAAAGCGAAGGATCGGCGGGAAGAGAGCCCCTGCCTGAGAAAGCGAAACTGGTGCGGCCGAAGAAAGCCCGCCATGGACCCGCCGAGAAGAGCACCGGTAAAAAGCTCCAGGAGCTCGAAGAGACAATCTGCGGCATTGAAAAGAGCCTGAAGAGGATAGAGGAAGCCCTGGCAGATCCTCACAACATCTCCGATCCCCAGAAGGTAAAGAAACTCTCCGAGGACTATGCGCTCCAGAAAAAACTTGTCGATGATCATTTTGCCGCTTACGAGGAGCTCTACCAGACCCTTGAGCACTGA
- a CDS encoding Mut7-C RNAse domain-containing protein: MAMALFRFYEELNDFLPPEKRKTWFSYSFTGSPSVKDAIESLGVPHTEVDLIVANGGSVDFGYRICDNDRISVYPVFESLDISPVAVLRAKPLREPRFVLDVHLGKLAKYLRLLGFDTLYENDYSDEAIAGIASQDPGRIVLTMDRGLLKRKVITHGYCVRSRKWNEQVREVLARFDLYSQVKPFSLCLSCNGKIEHQADPPPGEIPPAVKRQCTEFSRCSRCGKLYWKGSHYDRMEALIGEFTARPES; this comes from the coding sequence ATGGCCATGGCGCTTTTCCGATTTTACGAGGAGCTCAACGATTTTCTCCCGCCCGAAAAGAGAAAGACCTGGTTTTCTTACTCCTTTACCGGCAGCCCCTCTGTCAAGGATGCCATAGAGTCCCTCGGGGTGCCCCACACGGAGGTGGACCTCATCGTGGCAAACGGGGGGTCGGTGGATTTCGGCTACCGTATCTGCGATAACGACAGGATCTCAGTGTACCCGGTCTTTGAGTCCCTCGACATCTCCCCTGTCGCGGTGCTCAGGGCAAAGCCTCTCCGCGAGCCTCGCTTCGTGCTGGACGTGCACCTGGGGAAACTGGCGAAATACCTCCGCCTGCTGGGCTTTGACACCCTCTACGAAAACGATTACTCCGACGAGGCCATTGCAGGCATTGCCTCGCAGGATCCCGGGCGTATAGTGCTCACGATGGACAGGGGCCTTCTGAAGCGGAAGGTCATTACCCATGGCTACTGTGTCCGCTCCAGGAAGTGGAATGAGCAGGTCCGCGAGGTCCTCGCGCGCTTTGATCTCTATAGCCAGGTGAAGCCCTTTTCCCTCTGCCTCTCCTGCAACGGGAAGATCGAGCACCAGGCCGATCCGCCTCCCGGCGAGATTCCCCCGGCGGTGAAAAGGCAGTGTACCGAGTTCAGCCGCTGCAGCCGGTGCGGGAAGCTGTACTGGAAAGGCTCCCACTACGACCGCATGGAGGCTTTGATAGGGGAGTTCACCGCGAGGCCGGAATCGTGA
- the trxB gene encoding thioredoxin-disulfide reductase — translation MNDEYEVIIAGAGPAGLTAALYAARAGLRALVLEKKYPGGQMALTDLVENYPGFPEGIGGWDLTEVMQKQAEKFGVTIVTDTVTGFEKADGTLHLIKTEGGSYRAPAVIIATGASYRKLGVPGEDQFYGRGVSQCATCDGALYKGKKVLVVGGGDTAVQEALFLTKFCSHIDIIHRRDRFRAVKALSDKLLNEKEKVTVHFNTILRAIEGEKIVERAVVADVTSGKETIIPLDGVFVFIGLEPVSCYIRDYLALDERGYVVTDEEMRTSRDGVFACGDVRHKTLRQIITACGEGAIAAFSAQHYIESLEGMACV, via the coding sequence ATGAACGATGAGTATGAGGTGATAATAGCGGGCGCGGGACCTGCCGGTCTCACTGCCGCCCTTTATGCTGCAAGGGCGGGGCTGCGCGCTCTCGTGCTTGAAAAAAAATACCCCGGAGGGCAGATGGCCCTTACTGACTTAGTGGAAAACTACCCCGGATTCCCTGAAGGCATAGGAGGCTGGGATCTCACCGAGGTCATGCAGAAGCAGGCCGAAAAATTCGGCGTCACCATAGTGACCGATACCGTGACAGGTTTTGAAAAGGCCGATGGAACCCTTCACCTCATCAAGACCGAGGGAGGGTCCTACCGCGCACCGGCCGTCATCATCGCCACGGGCGCCTCTTACAGAAAGCTGGGCGTGCCCGGAGAGGACCAGTTTTACGGCAGAGGGGTCTCCCAGTGCGCAACCTGCGACGGGGCACTCTACAAAGGGAAAAAGGTCCTTGTCGTGGGAGGAGGCGACACGGCCGTCCAGGAAGCGCTCTTCCTTACAAAATTCTGTTCCCATATCGACATCATCCACAGAAGAGACCGGTTCAGGGCCGTAAAGGCACTTTCCGACAAGCTTCTCAATGAAAAAGAGAAAGTGACGGTTCATTTCAACACGATCCTCAGGGCGATTGAAGGAGAGAAGATCGTGGAGCGGGCTGTCGTGGCAGATGTCACTTCGGGGAAAGAGACCATTATCCCCTTGGACGGTGTTTTTGTCTTCATCGGGCTCGAACCGGTGAGCTGTTATATCAGAGATTACCTCGCCCTGGACGAAAGGGGCTACGTGGTCACCGACGAGGAGATGAGAACGTCACGGGACGGCGTGTTCGCCTGCGGCGACGTGCGCCACAAAACCCTCAGGCAGATAATAACAGCCTGTGGTGAAGGGGCCATAGCAGCCTTTTCGGCCCAGCATTATATTGAGTCCCTCGAGGGAATGGCCTGCGTGTAA
- a CDS encoding protein-glutamine glutaminase family protein, translated as MIKSISPGEPARDHKAVTKGVARENDAVPAPVDTSDIPSLIEKEGVRPGISARASAKPSRRRRAALKAQFTGKAPGTEKIKHTSRAPKCITLIEEQHTGIGGPAIVADDIERFEKKLGRDLGSLAKVQNDWDIEKLDGWIPTVAELQDHFKRIAANDTIPWEYLPDGCYARAHEAANEFVSNGLNCAKLYVMVDDQASSDPFNPFPDYRFRAENKFTRGEWWYHVGVLVFAQDEETGKVDGYVIDRSVNADRPMKADEWIKSLWSADFPMKYDLTFADVYDPPMESHYPSEEQFSQKTFHKYLAEAKKTNIDYLKSLEKIKKDYYAHHPSEKPPGPR; from the coding sequence GTGATAAAGAGCATTTCACCTGGCGAGCCTGCAAGAGATCATAAAGCCGTCACAAAAGGAGTCGCAAGGGAGAATGACGCCGTTCCAGCGCCTGTTGACACATCCGACATTCCCTCCCTCATTGAGAAAGAGGGCGTAAGGCCGGGAATCTCTGCAAGAGCTTCCGCGAAGCCTTCAAGGCGCCGCCGGGCAGCTTTAAAAGCGCAGTTTACAGGGAAAGCGCCCGGCACGGAGAAAATAAAGCACACCTCAAGAGCCCCGAAGTGCATCACGCTCATAGAGGAGCAGCACACCGGCATCGGCGGCCCGGCGATAGTGGCCGACGATATAGAGCGCTTCGAGAAGAAGCTCGGCAGGGACCTCGGCTCCCTGGCGAAGGTCCAGAATGACTGGGACATTGAAAAGCTCGACGGGTGGATCCCCACCGTCGCAGAGCTCCAGGACCACTTCAAGAGAATTGCCGCTAACGATACCATTCCCTGGGAGTACCTCCCCGACGGCTGTTACGCGAGGGCCCATGAGGCCGCGAACGAGTTCGTGAGCAATGGACTCAACTGCGCCAAGCTCTACGTGATGGTCGATGACCAGGCCTCGAGCGATCCCTTCAATCCCTTCCCCGATTACCGTTTCAGGGCAGAGAACAAGTTCACCAGGGGAGAATGGTGGTACCATGTGGGAGTCCTCGTGTTTGCCCAGGATGAGGAGACAGGAAAAGTTGACGGTTACGTCATAGACCGCTCGGTGAATGCCGACAGGCCCATGAAGGCCGACGAGTGGATCAAATCCCTGTGGAGCGCCGATTTCCCCATGAAATACGACCTCACCTTTGCCGATGTGTACGACCCTCCCATGGAAAGCCACTATCCCTCGGAGGAGCAGTTCTCCCAGAAGACCTTTCACAAGTACCTCGCCGAGGCAAAAAAGACCAACATTGACTACCTGAAAAGCCTTGAAAAAATAAAGAAAGATTATTATGCCCACCATCCTTCGGAAAAGCCCCCGGGCCCGCGGTGA
- a CDS encoding DJ-1/PfpI/YhbO family deglycase/protease: protein MRISLFHKAWMVLLFLSLAAPLSAAPEAFSLPGCLSDSGVKKVVFIIAQKDFRDEEYKIPSDMLKAKGAQVKVASAARGEASGMLGLRVNADLALKEVTPNDYDAVVFVGGPGAQVFFNDREAHRIARETASKGKVLAAICLAPSILARAGVLKGKKATVFESESATLTGAGARYTSSQVVQDGLVITADGPEGAKKFGELIVKALY from the coding sequence ATGAGAATTTCATTGTTCCACAAGGCATGGATGGTGCTGCTTTTTCTGAGCCTTGCAGCACCCCTTTCAGCGGCCCCGGAGGCCTTTTCCCTGCCCGGCTGTCTCTCCGACAGCGGCGTGAAGAAAGTGGTCTTTATAATTGCCCAGAAAGACTTCAGGGACGAGGAATACAAGATACCCTCGGACATGCTCAAGGCGAAGGGAGCGCAGGTGAAGGTGGCGAGCGCTGCAAGAGGCGAGGCATCCGGAATGCTGGGCCTTCGGGTGAATGCCGATCTCGCCCTCAAGGAGGTCACTCCGAATGATTATGATGCCGTGGTGTTTGTCGGGGGGCCGGGGGCGCAGGTCTTCTTCAATGACAGGGAGGCTCACAGGATCGCCAGGGAAACGGCTTCCAAGGGGAAGGTCCTTGCGGCCATATGCCTTGCCCCCTCTATTCTCGCAAGGGCAGGGGTTCTCAAGGGAAAGAAAGCCACGGTATTTGAATCGGAATCGGCCACGCTCACCGGTGCAGGCGCCCGCTATACTTCATCGCAGGTGGTGCAGGACGGCCTGGTGATAACAGCCGACGGCCCGGAAGGGGCAAAGAAGTTTGGAGAACTTATTGTCAAGGCGCTCTACTGA